One part of the Hydrogenobacter sp. T-2 genome encodes these proteins:
- a CDS encoding Uma2 family endonuclease → MKLYERHGVKEYWLVFPLEKTIMLYELTEKGYELFSSATEEGKVKSNVLEGFELDVEEIFKEL, encoded by the coding sequence ATGAAGCTATACGAAAGGCATGGAGTAAAGGAGTATTGGCTTGTGTTTCCTTTGGAAAAAACCATTATGCTTTACGAGCTAACAGAAAAAGGTTATGAGCTTTTCTCTTCTGCTACGGAAGAGGGAAAAGTCAAGTCAAATGTCCTTGAGGGCTTTGAGCTTGATGTGGAAGAGATTTTTAAGGAACTATAG
- the coaBC gene encoding bifunctional phosphopantothenoylcysteine decarboxylase/phosphopantothenate--cysteine ligase CoaBC — protein MAKILLGVSSSIAIYKACELVRELIKSGHEVKVVMSPFSERFISRLTFEALSGNKAYVDWEDDPLLHINLPRWSDLFVIAPCSINTLSKIALGIGDNLLTTCALSHKGKLLLAPAGNVEMYKNPAVQENIKRLRERGVILVEPEEGRLICQEEGQGRLASIQRLLDWIEYALRPKPLEGKRVLITAGATREFIDRVRFISNLSSGLMGFSLARVFRWYGAQVKVIAGFTTAEEPPEVEILRVLSTKEMYEKVMDLKDWADIIVMNSAVADYRPLETYEGKLKKQERLTLELVKNPDILAELGRLKKDYVLIGFALEERQKLQENALKKLQGKNLDVIVANPLESMGSEQYEGIILFKEGKAINLKASNKLQASELMVKELVKAIVP, from the coding sequence ATGGCTAAGATACTTCTCGGCGTTAGCTCAAGCATTGCCATATATAAGGCTTGTGAGCTTGTAAGGGAACTCATAAAGTCAGGGCATGAAGTTAAGGTTGTTATGTCTCCCTTTTCTGAGAGGTTCATAAGCAGGCTTACCTTTGAGGCTCTTTCTGGAAACAAGGCTTATGTGGACTGGGAAGATGACCCTCTTTTACACATAAACCTACCAAGATGGTCTGACCTTTTTGTGATAGCTCCATGCAGTATAAACACCCTTTCAAAAATTGCCTTAGGCATAGGAGACAACTTACTTACCACCTGTGCCCTTTCTCATAAGGGAAAACTTCTGCTCGCTCCTGCTGGGAATGTGGAGATGTATAAAAATCCAGCGGTGCAGGAGAACATAAAGAGGCTAAGGGAGAGAGGAGTGATACTTGTTGAGCCAGAGGAAGGAAGGCTTATCTGTCAAGAGGAAGGACAGGGAAGGCTTGCGTCCATACAAAGGCTCCTTGATTGGATAGAGTATGCCCTAAGACCTAAGCCCCTTGAAGGCAAAAGGGTGCTAATAACTGCGGGTGCTACCAGAGAGTTTATAGACAGGGTGAGGTTTATCTCCAACCTCTCCAGTGGTCTTATGGGTTTTTCTCTTGCAAGAGTTTTTAGATGGTATGGTGCACAGGTAAAGGTTATAGCAGGTTTTACTACTGCGGAAGAGCCACCGGAAGTGGAAATTTTAAGGGTTTTATCCACTAAGGAAATGTATGAAAAGGTAATGGACCTGAAAGACTGGGCGGACATTATTGTTATGAACTCTGCGGTAGCGGACTACAGACCTCTTGAAACCTACGAAGGAAAGCTAAAAAAACAAGAAAGGCTTACTCTGGAGTTGGTTAAAAACCCAGACATACTCGCAGAGCTCGGAAGGCTGAAGAAAGACTACGTGCTTATAGGCTTTGCTTTAGAAGAGAGGCAAAAACTCCAAGAAAACGCCCTTAAGAAACTGCAAGGTAAAAACCTTGATGTTATAGTGGCAAATCCCTTAGAGAGCATGGGTTCAGAGCAATACGAAGGCATAATCTTATTCAAAGAAGGAAAAGCGATAAACTTAAAGGCAAGCAACAAACTGCAGGCGAGCGAGCTCATGGTTAAGGAGTTGGTAAAAGCTATAGTTCCTTAA
- a CDS encoding aspartate carbamoyltransferase catalytic subunit produces the protein MPKHLISVRDLSKEDIDLLRHLSKRFRGGERETLEGDVALFFLESSTRTRLSFEKACRLLGLRTYYAGRGESSIEKGESLRDTIKTLQALGFRALVLRVPFVLFPYEGYKGEEISLINAGDGTHQHPTQGLIDLFTAIEVFGSLENLKVLYIGDILHSRVFRSGAYLFGLYGAKVGVCGPKTLIPSDLSPFGVEQVFDSVDEAIEWADLCIWLRLQEERFTESYIPSKESYFLQFGLTKERYKRLKGYFMHPGPVNLYVDVDAEVVYLDKSLVLKQVEMGLYVRMAVLYWALKDG, from the coding sequence ATGCCAAAACATCTAATATCTGTGAGAGACCTCAGCAAAGAGGATATAGACCTTTTGAGGCATCTCTCAAAAAGGTTCAGGGGCGGAGAAAGAGAAACTCTTGAAGGCGATGTTGCTTTGTTTTTTCTTGAAAGCTCTACAAGGACTCGCTTATCCTTTGAGAAAGCTTGTAGGCTTTTGGGGCTTAGAACCTATTACGCAGGCAGGGGAGAAAGCTCAATAGAAAAGGGAGAAAGTCTAAGAGATACCATAAAAACTCTTCAAGCTCTTGGCTTTAGAGCCTTGGTGCTTAGAGTTCCCTTTGTTCTCTTTCCCTACGAGGGCTACAAGGGAGAGGAAATAAGCCTCATAAATGCGGGTGATGGGACGCATCAACATCCTACACAAGGGCTAATTGACCTCTTTACCGCCATAGAGGTTTTTGGTTCTTTGGAAAACCTAAAGGTGTTATACATCGGAGACATACTCCATAGCAGAGTTTTCCGTTCTGGTGCATACCTTTTTGGTCTTTACGGTGCTAAGGTTGGAGTTTGTGGACCCAAAACTCTTATTCCTTCAGACCTTTCTCCCTTTGGAGTGGAGCAAGTTTTTGATAGTGTGGATGAGGCTATTGAGTGGGCGGACTTATGCATATGGCTAAGACTACAAGAAGAAAGGTTTACAGAAAGCTACATTCCAAGTAAAGAAAGCTACTTTCTCCAGTTTGGTCTAACAAAGGAGAGATACAAAAGGCTAAAGGGCTACTTTATGCACCCAGGACCTGTAAACCTCTATGTGGATGTGGATGCGGAGGTGGTTTATCTGGACAAGTCCTTGGTTCTAAAGCAGGTGGAAATGGGTCTATACGTAAGGATGGCGGTTTTATACTGGGCTTTAAAGGATGGCTAA